The following coding sequences are from one Anguilla anguilla isolate fAngAng1 chromosome 12, fAngAng1.pri, whole genome shotgun sequence window:
- the LOC118210127 gene encoding transmembrane protease serine 2-like, with protein sequence MSSPMPEQAAPARYRKGVNTTCFKWLGAGLVSVLLLLVVAAVLLWYFLSSRCLSGLSCNGGGHCISASQWCDGVIDCPGAQDEAQCLRLYGPQFILQAYTGASGSWRPVCSSGWDGRFGTAACGLIGYDRETYVTSEEVGFYDADGYMQLIYGSDPDLILQQNLVSSESCPANLVVSLRCIDCGTRVPPARIVGGEVSTKGAWPWQVSLWAGFTHMCGGSIITPYWIVTAAHCLETFNDPSDWTVYAGRLDQYDMFSATGSSVSRLISHAYDSSSQTNDVALMKLSRPLKMSDVVKPVCLPNAGMDFVAPRTCWTSGWGAIREMGPSSQFLRDAEVPLIDRSLCNSSLVYDGAIAGTMVCAGYLEGGVDSCQGDSGGPLVTEEASVWWLVGDTSWGFGCARPNKPGVYGNMPAFLGWIYEQMQNYR encoded by the exons ATGAGCAGCCCTATGCCGGAGCAGGCAGCACCAGCGCGGTACAGAAAAG gagTTAATACAACTTGCTTTAAATGGCTTGGGGCCGGATTGGTCAGCGTGTTGCTGCTCCTGGTGGTTGCTGCTGTTCTGCTGTGGTACTTCT TGTCCTCCAGGTGTCTTTCCGGGTTGTCCTGCAATGGCGGAGGTCACTGCATCAGCGCCTCCCAGTGGTGTGATGGGGTAATTGACTGTCCGGGGGCGCAGGACGAGGCACAGTGCT TGCGGCTCTACGGCCCCCAGTTCATCCTGCAGGCGTACACGGGCGCGAGCGGCTCCTGGAGGCCCGTGTGCTCCAGCGGCTGGGACGGGCGGTTCGGGACGGCGGCGTGCGGCCTGATTGGATACGACAG AGAGACGTACGTGACCTCTGAAGAGGTCGGCTTCTATGACGCTGACGGGTACATGCAGCTGATATACGGGTCAGACCCTGATCTCATTCTGCAGCAGAACCTTGTCAGCAG CGAATCCTGTCCTGCCAATCTCGTCGTCTCACTGCGCTGCATTG ATTGCGGTACCCGAGTCCCCCCGGCTCGGATCGTGGGAGGGGAGGTGTCCACCaagggggcgtggccgtggCAGGTCAGCCTTTGGGCTGGGTTTACGCACATGTGCGGCGGGTCCATTATCACCCCCTACTGGATAGTGACGGCAGCGCATTGCCTGGAAAC GTTTAATGATCCGAGTGACTGGACAGTGTACGCCGGACGCCTGGACCAGTACGACATGTTCAGCGCCACAGGAAGCTCCGTCTCCCGCCTCATCTCCCACGCGTACGACAGCTCATCACAGACCAATGACGTCGCTCTCATGAAGCTGAGTCGACCACTTAAAATGTCAG ATGTCGTGAAGCCCGTGTGTTTGCCGAACGCTGGGATGGACTTCGTCGCCCCCAGAACGTGCTGGACTTCAGGATGGGGAGCCATACGCGAAATGG GACCCTCCTCCCAGTTTCTGAGGGACGCCGAAGTTCCGCTGATCGACAGGTCGCTCTGCAACAGCTCGCTGGTGTACGACGGAGCGATCGCCGGCACCATGGTGTGCGCCGGCTACCTGGAGGGCGGTGTGGACTCCTGCCAG GGTGACAGTGGGGGACCCCTGGTGACAGAAGAGGCGTCTGTATGGTGGCTCGTAGGGGACACTAGCTGGGGCTTCGGTTGTGCCAGGCCCAACAAACCCGGTGTCTATGGCAACATGCCAGCCTTCTTGGGCTGGATCTACGAACAAATGCAG aacTACAGATGA